From Topomyia yanbarensis strain Yona2022 chromosome 1, ASM3024719v1, whole genome shotgun sequence, one genomic window encodes:
- the LOC131676626 gene encoding GILT-like protein 1 yields MLTKNLLLLVCLFVAGSYAQSKVSVYIYYESLCPDSAKFINQQLYPAAKQFKDNIDLKFVPFGKSSYRTQGSDTIFDCHHGPNECYGNKVHACALYHIQGNSFQPNNTRDVLILEYVNCLMERAQFQAGEFPGKVCADMHEIHNWDTIEQCANTTEGSSLLKNYGDETAKLQQPLKSVPTVAFRQTFDADNQKLAVENFRAALCKNLKPSPVECRNIPGSAPAVASFALVTLLSVILTRMF; encoded by the exons ATGTTGACGAAGAATCTGTTGCTGTTGGTGTGTCTGTTCGTTGCTGGGAGTTACGCACAATCCAAG GTCTCCGTGTACATTTACTACGAGTCTCTCTGCCCGGACAGTGCCAAATTTATCAACCAGCAGCTTTACCCGGCGGCCAAACAGTTCAAAGACAACATCGATCTGAAGTTTGTCCCCTTCGGCAAATCGTCCTACAGAACGCAGGGTTCGGACACAATCTTCGACTGTCACCACGGTCCGAACGAGTGCTATGGCAACAAGGTTCATGCCTGTGCTTTGTATCACATCCAGGGTAATTCGTTCCAACCGAACAATACTCGCGACGTGTTGATCCTGGAGTACGTGAACTGTCTGATGGAGCGAGCCCAGTTCCAAGCCGGCGAATTTCCCGGTAAGGTGTGCGCCGATATGCACGAAATCCATAACTGGGATACCATAGAGCAGTGTGCCAACACCACCGAGGGCAGCAGTCTGCTGAAGAACTACGGAGATGAAACGGCTAAATTGCAGCAACCTCTGAAGAGTGTTCCGACCGTCGCTTTCCGACAG ACATTTGATGCCGATAACCAAAAGCTAGCGGTGGAGAACTTCCGAGCAgctttgtgtaaaaatttgaaaCCATCACCAGTTGAGTGCCGTAATATTCCGGGAAGTGCTCCTGCAGTCGCTTCATTTGCCCTGGTTACCCTTCTGTCTGTGATCCTTACACGCATGTTCTAA